From the genome of Prunus persica cultivar Lovell chromosome G8, Prunus_persica_NCBIv2, whole genome shotgun sequence:
GATTTCCCTCCAATTCCCAATTGCCCCCGCAcgcattcttttcttttgatttttctaattCACTGTGGCATATGATGATATGATTGCTCTGAGCCACACACTCTAAAACCCCCAGATTCGATTCGTTTCccagaaaattttcattttcccgGAAAATCTAAATACTCATCCAGATACACAAGtttccttttactttcttATCCCTCGCCGTCCCTTTTTGCTCTTCAATTTCTAGGGTTTGCTTTCGCTCCCTTCTGTTTCCCGAGAACAGAGTCGTGATTTGCTCCAGGTAATGTATTTCTTTGTATAACTCTGTATATTTCGAGtgtagaaaaagaaatgatgatctttttccattttggtGTTTGGATGTGCGGTTATGATTGAGATGtcgatttttattttctcgcTGTTTCTTAAGAGCCAAACAGGgaaatttgtgttttttacTCTGCAATTCTAATGTTAACCGAAGTGActtttaatttcctttgatCTATGCTATTATCTTTTACAAGATTTAGCGTTCTTTTTATATCCGACGAATCTTTAATTTGTCTTCACAAGAATTCTGAGTTAGATTTCTGTTTCGGAATTGCAACTTGAagtttttgtaatatattcaATGAGCGTGATACGATGGTTCAACTTAGGTACTTTGTAAAGATAAGTTCTTGTATTTTCctgtaaagaaaataataaatatttatggTATTCTTGTCATATATTTGGTTTGCAATTTATATTGTTGCTTTTGGTGATAGTGGACTTCTAGACCCGTACCAGTAGTCAACTGGATGAACTTTCGTCACATTTCTGATAAAAATGTTCACGTGAATTAAGAGTCTATCTTTTGTTGCTCTAAGGAATTGTACAATTGGATTTTAAGATACTTTGTCAGGAGTTCAAAAGTTTTAATATTCTCTGGGTTTTTCTTAtcgtttgtgtgtttttgtaaAGGACCTGCTGTTATGCTTATCTTTGTGTGGATGGAGGAGGGTACGCCTCACTGATATAGTGGTTTTGTATTCCtgaaaattttccatttgGAACATTAcaagttttgaatttgaacaacCATGTTTAATTCATATTTCTTGTTTCGGTAGGAGTATATTTGATGGTAATTGCTAGTGGATTTTTATTGATATTGCGTTCCAAATTACTGCTTGAATCACTTGATTTTCTGTGAATGTGGTCATTTGACTTGGAATGATTggttatttgtatttttggttgttgagATCACCTTGGGTCGCTTCCCTTTCTTACttttaaatgtaaatgtgcttTGATCATTTTAGTTTATTATAAATTCGGTGAATGGTTCCAGGTCACTTTGGCATGGATTCTCAAGCACAAGCTTTCCACCAGCGCTCAGTGTCTATCAAACTATGGCCCCCAAGCCAGAGCACCAGGATACTGCTTGTAGAACGAATGACCAAGAATTTCATCACTCCATCCTTTTTGTCTAGAAAGTATGGTCTGCTCAGTAAAGAAGAGGCCGAGGAGGATGCCAAGCAAATAGAAAATATTGCTTTTGCAGCTGCTGACCAACATTTTGAGAAGGAACCATATGGTGATGGAAGTTCGGCAGTTCAAATTTATGCTAAAGAGTCCAGTAAGCTTATGCTGGAAGTTCTCAAAAGAGGGCCCAAAGTAAAGGAACATGGAGAGGTGATGCAATATGAGAACGATACTGCTACCCATGGAAGTGTCTTTGATATATCTGGGAGTCGCCGGTCCTTTATTGATTCTGAGGAGGCCGTGGAACTGTTAAAACCATTAAGGGATCATGAAAAATTGTATACCAAGATATGTTTTAGCAATAGAAGCTTTGGTCTGGATGCAGCCCATGTTGCTGAGCCAATCTTAACATCTATCAAAGATCAATTGAAAGAAGTAGACCTGTCAGATATTATTGCAGGAAGGTCAGAAACAGAAGCTCTTCAAGTCatgaatatattttcttcagcCCTGGAAGGATGTGTTTTGAGGTATCTCAATCTTTCAGACAATGCCATGGGTGAAAAGGGTGTCAATGCATTTGGGTCACTCCTGAGGTCACAAACTAATTTAGAGGAACTTTATTTGATGAATGATGGCATATCAGAAGAAGCTGCAAGAGCAGTTTCTAAGTTTATCccatccactgagaagcttaGGGTCCTTCACTTTCACAACAATATGACTGGAGATGAGGGGGCAATTGCCATCTCTGACATGGTGAAACGTTCACCTCTCTTGGAGGATTTTCGTTGTTCTTCCACAAGGGTGGGCTCCGAAGGGGGCATAGCTTTAGCTGAAGCACTTGGGACATGTTCCCATCTGAAGAAGCTTGATTTGCGTGACAACATGTTTGGAGTACAATCTGGGATTGCTCTGAGTAAATCTCTATCTGCTTTTGCAGATCTTACTGAAATTTACCTGAGTTACCTTAACTTAGAAGATAAAGGAACAGAAGCCCTTGCCAATTCCCTCAAAGAGTCTGCACCCTCACTTGAGGTTTTGGAAATGGCAGGAAATGACATTACAGCCAGATCGGCTGCTGCTTTAGCAACCTGTATAGCAGCGAAACAATTCATTACCAGGTTAAACTTGTCTGAGAATGAACTGAAGGATGAAGGTGCGATTTTGATCAGCAAAGCAGTTGCAGAGGGTCATGGTCAGTTAACTGAGGTTGACTTGAACACAAATTCCATTAGAAGGGCTGGAGCAAGGGCGTTGGCACAGGCTGTTGTGCACAAACCTGGGTTCAAGTTGCTGAACATAAATGCTAATTTCATATCGGATGAGGGTATTGATGAGGTAAAGGAGATTTTTAAGAATTCACTGAATGTGCTTGGGCCTTTGGATGAGAACGACCCTGAAGGAGAAGATCTTGATGAGGAGGTTGAAGAGGACGCTGATAATGAGGTTGATTTGGAATCAAAGCTTAAGGGCCTTGAAATTAAGCAGGAAGAGAATTACTGATACATGCAGTTTGCTGCCTTTTgttaatttgatttaaaacTTGTTCAGATTCCAACTTTTCTGATTAGCTAGATTGTTTCCATATGAGCTATTTCAGAGGTTTTTAGCCATGGTGAAATAGATCGCTTGTTGTAGACTAGGCTCATTATTTGAAACATTCAACATTCGAGAGTCTAGCTAGTTGTATGCTCTCGTGTCCCTGTTACTTAAGTTGCTGGCAGCCAGTTTTCTGGTTATGTATGCAAAACTGGGTCAGCTGAGTAGAGTACTGGTTGAGGTGCATGGCTAcatatattttgaattcatatctccaatttcaatttcttttgtctaaaaataaaatttacagAATCAAGATTAATTAAAGGTAGAGGCAGGTAATATAGGTCCGTCCACTTGATTTACattgtttcttcattttttattaagcATTCAAATTATTTAGTTAGTTGCTTCCCGGTGAAAGAAAATATCACATAGGATATGAgatacaagaaacaaaaaatgaacttTACAGGGCAAATTGATCACACTGCTACTGGAACTTTAAGAGACTCAATTATCTTGTCATCTAACTCAAATTTGATGGTTTTCTTGTCTCTCCCGATCTTTAAGTACTCTTCAAATCGCTCCTTCAAGTCTTCGGTGAGGTTCGTGGTAGATTTCCATCCTAGAACTTCCTTGGCAGCTCTTGGTTCTGCATAGAAGTGCTGCAAAGTAGGCGAAAAATTAACTCATTGCAACACAACAATGTCAAAAGTACAAAGAAACTGCATGATCAGTTATAAGTGCCCTGTTTGGATCAAGACAATTTGTTACCATGTTCCGGAATGGAAAAGCTTTCTTTGCATCAACTCCAGCAGC
Proteins encoded in this window:
- the LOC18768555 gene encoding RAN GTPase-activating protein 1, whose translation is MDSQAQAFHQRSVSIKLWPPSQSTRILLVERMTKNFITPSFLSRKYGLLSKEEAEEDAKQIENIAFAAADQHFEKEPYGDGSSAVQIYAKESSKLMLEVLKRGPKVKEHGEVMQYENDTATHGSVFDISGSRRSFIDSEEAVELLKPLRDHEKLYTKICFSNRSFGLDAAHVAEPILTSIKDQLKEVDLSDIIAGRSETEALQVMNIFSSALEGCVLRYLNLSDNAMGEKGVNAFGSLLRSQTNLEELYLMNDGISEEAARAVSKFIPSTEKLRVLHFHNNMTGDEGAIAISDMVKRSPLLEDFRCSSTRVGSEGGIALAEALGTCSHLKKLDLRDNMFGVQSGIALSKSLSAFADLTEIYLSYLNLEDKGTEALANSLKESAPSLEVLEMAGNDITARSAAALATCIAAKQFITRLNLSENELKDEGAILISKAVAEGHGQLTEVDLNTNSIRRAGARALAQAVVHKPGFKLLNINANFISDEGIDEVKEIFKNSLNVLGPLDENDPEGEDLDEEVEEDADNEVDLESKLKGLEIKQEENY